A genome region from Solirubrobacter pauli includes the following:
- the lysS gene encoding lysine--tRNA ligase — protein sequence MSTEESTSELLAVRRRKLESLREAGVEPFPHAYPDVTSVADAKAPHEGLADGEETDARVRVAGRLHARRGQGKMAFLDLDERTGRIQLQARRDVLGDEAFERLLTMDLGDLIGAEGTIFKTRRGELSVLVTEWTLLAKSLRPPPDKHSGLTDTETRFRHRELDLIANPETRDLFIARAKIVSAIRRFLDDEGFIEVETPVLQPIYGGALARPFVTHYNALEKTMYLRIATELYLKRLIVGGLERVYELGKDFRNEGLSPKHNPEFTMLEWYEAYADWEVVAERAERMLRAVGEAVGSDVFAKPFKRETLAGSIQSRVGIDVLANRTLESLQGAMREAGMEIPDEPNWAALVDYLVSKHVEPTLIEPTLLHDYPVELSPFAKRHREHEGLVERFEAFVNGMEVANAFSELNDPDDQRARFEEQVRHAAAGDENAPPFDTDYIFSLEHGMPPTGGIGIGIDRLTMLLMGQKTIREVVLFPALK from the coding sequence GTGTCGACCGAGGAGTCGACCTCAGAGCTCCTCGCCGTCCGCCGTCGCAAGCTCGAGAGCCTGCGCGAGGCGGGCGTCGAGCCGTTCCCGCACGCCTACCCGGACGTGACGTCGGTCGCGGACGCGAAGGCGCCCCACGAGGGCCTGGCCGACGGTGAGGAGACGGACGCGCGGGTGCGCGTGGCCGGCCGCCTCCACGCGCGGCGTGGCCAGGGCAAGATGGCCTTCCTGGATCTCGACGAGCGCACGGGCCGGATCCAGCTGCAGGCGCGTCGCGACGTGCTCGGCGACGAGGCGTTCGAGCGGCTCCTCACGATGGACCTCGGCGACCTGATCGGCGCGGAGGGCACGATCTTCAAGACCCGCCGCGGCGAGCTGTCCGTCCTCGTGACGGAGTGGACGCTGCTGGCGAAGTCCCTGCGCCCGCCGCCGGACAAGCACTCGGGCCTCACGGACACCGAGACGCGCTTCCGCCACCGCGAGCTGGACCTGATCGCGAACCCCGAGACGCGGGACCTGTTCATCGCACGCGCCAAGATCGTGTCCGCGATCCGACGCTTCCTCGACGACGAGGGCTTCATCGAGGTCGAGACCCCGGTGCTGCAGCCGATCTACGGCGGCGCGCTCGCTCGCCCGTTCGTGACGCACTACAACGCGCTCGAGAAGACGATGTACTTGCGCATCGCGACCGAGCTGTACCTCAAGCGCCTGATCGTGGGCGGCTTGGAGCGCGTGTACGAGCTGGGCAAGGACTTCCGCAACGAGGGTCTGAGCCCCAAGCACAACCCCGAGTTCACGATGCTCGAGTGGTACGAGGCGTACGCGGACTGGGAGGTCGTCGCCGAGCGCGCGGAGCGGATGCTGCGCGCCGTGGGCGAGGCCGTCGGCTCCGACGTGTTCGCCAAGCCGTTCAAGCGCGAGACGCTGGCGGGCTCGATCCAGTCGCGGGTCGGCATCGACGTGCTCGCCAACCGCACGCTCGAGTCGCTGCAGGGCGCGATGCGCGAGGCCGGCATGGAGATCCCCGACGAGCCCAACTGGGCGGCGCTCGTGGACTACCTGGTCTCCAAGCACGTCGAGCCGACGCTGATCGAGCCGACGCTGCTGCACGACTACCCGGTCGAGCTGTCCCCGTTCGCCAAGCGCCACCGCGAGCACGAGGGCCTGGTCGAGCGGTTCGAGGCGTTCGTCAACGGTATGGAGGTCGCGAACGCGTTCTCCGAGCTCAACGACCCGGACGACCAGCGCGCACGGTTCGAAGAACAGGTGCGTCACGCTGCGGCGGGCGATGAGAACGCTCCGCCGTTCGACACGGACTACATCTTCTCGCTCGAGCACGGCATGCCGCCGACGGGCGGGATCGGCATCGGCATCGACCGGCTGACGATGCTCCTGATGGGTCAGAAGACGATCCGCGAGGTCGTCCTCTTCCCGGCGCTCAAGTAG
- a CDS encoding ATP-dependent Clp protease ATP-binding subunit, producing MFERFTERARQVVVLAQEEARTLKHNYIGTEHILLGLLREEEGLAARVLESLDITVERVRAQVVRIVGSGEEVTSGQIPFTPRAKKVLELALREALSLGHNYIGTEHILLGLVRENEGVAARILLDFDADSEKIRNEVIRMLSGPGGRRPQGGGQGQQATGSGGAGTGEKKSSKLLDQFGRNLTKLAADGKLDPVVGRETEIERIMQILSRRTKNNPVLVGEPGVGKTAVVEGLAQRITNGDVPELLKNKQIYTLDLAALVAGSKYRGEFEERLKKVMKEITQRGDIILFIDELHNLVGAGAAEGAIDAASILKPALARGELQTVGATTLDEYRKYLERDSALERRFQKITVDQPSLEECVQILKGLRDRYEAHHKVNITDEALEASAELADRYISDRFLPDKAIDLIDEAASRMRIKSMSSPPVYRELEEEIETTRRDKEAAIENQEFEKAAHLRDRERQLTNKKRDLEDAWESGEGGERPSIGEEEIADIVSMWTGIPVFKLTEAETQKLMRMEDELHKRVIGQHNAIEVISKAIRRSRAGLKDPKRPTGSFIFLGPSGVGKTELARTLAEFLFGDEEAMVRIDMSEYMEKHAVSRLVGSPPGYVGYDEGGQLTEAVRRKPYSVLLLDEIEKAHPDVFNILLQILEDGRLTDSQGRTVDFRHAIVIMTSNIGAGEIARNTPLGFAVSDDETGISYDDMKGRIMGELKKVFRPEFLNRIDDVIVFHKLTKEEIKTIVELLLRRIRTSLAERELQLDLTEEAEDFLVEKGWDPSMGARPLRRAIQRYIEDPLADFVLRSELVPGATVMVDKAPEGSDEEVTLSIVKPEKTPVPVGGGKEEDGEPVDDTGALDTPAVPPSDES from the coding sequence ATGTTCGAGCGATTCACAGAGCGAGCACGTCAGGTGGTCGTCCTCGCCCAGGAGGAGGCGCGGACGCTCAAGCACAACTACATCGGGACCGAGCACATCCTCCTGGGTCTCCTCCGAGAGGAGGAGGGCCTCGCCGCACGCGTACTCGAGTCCCTGGACATCACCGTGGAGCGCGTCCGCGCCCAGGTGGTCCGCATCGTCGGCTCCGGCGAGGAGGTGACCTCAGGCCAGATTCCCTTCACGCCGCGCGCGAAGAAGGTGCTCGAGCTGGCGTTGCGTGAGGCTCTCTCCCTGGGGCACAACTACATCGGCACCGAGCACATCCTGCTCGGCCTCGTTCGCGAGAACGAGGGCGTGGCCGCGCGCATCCTGCTCGACTTCGACGCGGACTCCGAGAAGATCCGCAACGAGGTCATCCGGATGCTCTCGGGGCCGGGCGGCCGCCGTCCGCAAGGCGGGGGCCAGGGCCAGCAGGCCACGGGCTCCGGCGGCGCGGGCACCGGCGAGAAGAAGTCCTCCAAGCTGCTGGACCAGTTCGGTCGCAATCTGACCAAGCTGGCGGCCGACGGCAAGCTGGACCCCGTCGTCGGGCGTGAGACGGAGATCGAGCGGATCATGCAGATCCTCTCGCGGCGCACCAAGAACAATCCCGTGCTCGTCGGCGAGCCGGGGGTCGGCAAGACCGCGGTGGTCGAGGGCCTGGCCCAGCGGATCACCAACGGCGACGTGCCGGAGCTGCTCAAGAACAAGCAGATCTACACGCTCGACCTTGCCGCCCTGGTCGCGGGCTCCAAGTACCGCGGCGAGTTCGAGGAGCGCCTCAAGAAGGTGATGAAGGAGATCACCCAGCGCGGCGACATCATCCTGTTCATCGACGAGCTCCACAACCTCGTCGGCGCGGGTGCCGCGGAGGGTGCGATCGACGCCGCCTCCATCCTGAAGCCGGCCCTCGCCCGTGGCGAGCTGCAGACGGTGGGCGCGACGACCCTCGACGAGTACCGCAAGTACCTGGAGCGGGACTCGGCGCTGGAGCGTCGCTTCCAGAAGATCACCGTCGACCAGCCGTCGCTCGAGGAGTGCGTGCAGATCCTCAAGGGCCTGCGCGACCGGTACGAGGCGCACCACAAGGTCAACATCACCGACGAGGCCCTCGAGGCTTCGGCGGAGCTGGCCGACCGCTACATCTCCGACCGGTTCCTCCCGGACAAGGCGATCGACCTCATCGACGAGGCCGCCTCGCGCATGCGCATCAAGTCGATGTCCTCCCCGCCCGTGTACCGGGAGCTCGAGGAAGAGATCGAGACGACGCGCCGCGACAAGGAAGCCGCGATCGAGAACCAGGAGTTCGAGAAGGCCGCGCACCTTCGCGATCGCGAGCGTCAGCTCACGAACAAGAAGCGCGACCTCGAGGACGCCTGGGAGTCGGGCGAAGGCGGAGAGCGTCCGTCGATCGGCGAGGAGGAGATCGCCGACATCGTCTCGATGTGGACGGGCATCCCGGTCTTCAAGCTCACCGAGGCCGAGACCCAGAAGCTGATGCGCATGGAGGACGAGCTCCACAAGCGCGTCATCGGCCAGCACAACGCGATCGAGGTCATCTCGAAGGCGATCCGCCGCTCGCGTGCCGGCCTGAAGGACCCGAAGCGGCCGACCGGCTCGTTCATCTTCCTGGGCCCGTCGGGCGTGGGCAAGACGGAGCTGGCGCGGACGCTCGCGGAGTTCCTGTTCGGGGACGAAGAGGCCATGGTCCGGATCGACATGTCCGAGTACATGGAGAAGCACGCGGTCTCCCGTCTGGTCGGCTCGCCTCCGGGCTACGTCGGCTACGACGAGGGCGGCCAGCTCACCGAGGCCGTGCGGCGCAAGCCGTACTCGGTGCTCCTGCTCGACGAGATCGAGAAGGCCCACCCGGACGTCTTCAACATCCTCCTGCAGATCCTTGAGGACGGTCGCCTGACCGACTCGCAGGGCCGCACGGTGGACTTCCGCCACGCGATCGTGATCATGACCTCGAACATCGGGGCGGGCGAGATCGCGCGCAACACGCCGCTCGGCTTCGCCGTGTCGGACGACGAGACCGGAATCTCGTACGACGACATGAAGGGCCGCATCATGGGCGAGCTCAAGAAGGTCTTCCGGCCTGAGTTCCTCAACCGCATCGACGACGTGATCGTCTTCCACAAGCTCACCAAGGAAGAGATCAAGACCATCGTCGAGCTGTTGCTGCGTCGCATCCGCACGTCGCTGGCGGAGCGCGAGCTGCAGCTGGACCTCACGGAGGAGGCCGAGGACTTCCTGGTCGAGAAGGGCTGGGACCCGAGCATGGGTGCCCGTCCGCTCCGCCGGGCGATCCAGCGCTACATCGAGGATCCGCTCGCGGACTTCGTGCTGCGCTCCGAGCTGGTCCCGGGCGCGACCGTCATGGTCGACAAGGCGCCGGAGGGCTCCGACGAGGAGGTCACCCTCTCGATCGTCAAGCCCGAGAAGACGCCGGTCCCGGTCGGCGGCGGCAAGGAAGAGGACGGCGAGCCGGTCGACGACACCGGCGCGCTGGACACGCCGGCCGTTCCGCCGTCGGACGAGTCCTAG
- a CDS encoding tetratricopeptide repeat protein, whose product MSTDLTPWIARGQSAYDEGDLRAAEEAYRKAVEEGEEDGAYYLGDLLVQIDRAAEAEPILRGVVEGGDPDAHIPLGTALWDLERVEEAEEQYRAAIRHGQPAGHYNLGLLLRDTERFEEAAAALRVASEEEPEALVELAILLIEDLEGDEAEAERLLRAAIEQGEEDATIVLATLLVEQEREEEAEALLRTASDAGSPAAKIDLANLLSEYEDSEEEAERLYREAIELGDTDAENNLGVLLADLGRTDEAKQVLQRAAARGDELAIENLATLTAKDN is encoded by the coding sequence ATGAGCACTGATTTGACCCCGTGGATCGCGCGCGGGCAGAGCGCCTACGACGAGGGCGACCTGCGGGCCGCCGAAGAGGCCTACCGCAAGGCTGTGGAGGAAGGCGAGGAGGACGGCGCCTACTACCTGGGCGACCTGCTCGTGCAGATCGACCGCGCGGCGGAGGCGGAGCCGATCCTGCGCGGCGTCGTCGAAGGCGGCGACCCGGACGCGCACATCCCGCTCGGCACCGCGCTCTGGGACCTCGAGCGCGTCGAGGAGGCGGAGGAGCAGTACCGCGCCGCCATCCGCCACGGCCAGCCGGCCGGCCACTACAACCTCGGCCTGCTGCTGCGCGACACCGAGCGCTTCGAGGAGGCGGCGGCGGCGCTGCGCGTCGCGTCCGAGGAGGAGCCGGAGGCGCTCGTCGAGCTGGCGATCCTCCTGATCGAGGACCTCGAGGGTGACGAGGCCGAGGCCGAGCGCCTGCTGCGCGCCGCGATCGAGCAGGGCGAGGAGGACGCGACGATCGTGCTCGCGACGCTGCTCGTCGAGCAGGAGCGCGAGGAAGAGGCCGAGGCGCTGCTGCGCACCGCGTCCGACGCCGGGTCGCCGGCCGCGAAGATCGACCTCGCGAACCTCCTGAGCGAGTACGAGGACTCCGAGGAGGAGGCCGAGCGGCTCTACCGCGAGGCGATCGAGCTGGGCGACACCGACGCCGAGAACAACCTCGGCGTGCTGCTCGCCGACCTCGGCCGCACGGACGAGGCCAAGCAGGTCCTCCAGCGCGCCGCCGCCCGCGGCGACGAGCTCGCGATCGAGAACCTCGCGACGCTCACCGCCAAGGACAACTAG
- a CDS encoding penicillin acylase family protein, which produces MSRVAAITAAAFLVLAAPAAAEDYAAFARNIIPSGQYGSVPIPPGADEQARMYDALTPLFDQVSADDLLRTFKYAGFGVGPDGPARPEPMPRAGVTVVRDRFNVPHITGRSRDDVTWAMGWLLQQDRGLLLAQARDAARLAAIDAPNIYAFGLVINLRQYTPTKAVDRMIERNGLRALRQAGAPGRALLHDIDVYLQGINARLKAEKSTAKPWTRVDVFAANAVTGEIFGEGGGDEARRSEFLSSLRKRYGTARGNRMFDDFSEFDDRDAPSTMTKTFRYGHKNLAGRGNAVLDAGSFTPTGPKGLARASKVPDWASNFLIVSGRRSTTGHPLFVGGPQIGYTYPGLTLEADISWPGGQARGATAPGFAGNILIGRGQDYAWSLTSAGSDVVDTYVETLCGGSKAKYRYKGRCRTMGRVDAGTIKDVGRVVYRTTVHGPVVGYAKVKGRTVAVSRKRASFGQDVLWQLSFRDLTVGKVKSAATFRESLASSPFTFNVGYADDRDIAMYSAGRLPVRPKSVDPRLPVKGTGEYEWRGFLAPSKRPFQVNPPTGALVNWNNRPAPGWGAADDNWSYGSTQRVRMLDAGIAKRRQHDLASVTGAMNAAATTDLRSEALTPILERLLKAHPTGATPRAARMLEWLVGWRAAGSSRLDRDLDGVIDAGPAPAIWDAFYPRLWAAAMPVEGVQAFVGDDSGTSSDFTDGGFWYLEKDLGRLAGNRYRDPFNERYCGAGDAARCAAAIWAALDAVPGEPDALRADATRERIAFRPGLLPTTIRYTNRPSGIQQVISFDRHRPR; this is translated from the coding sequence ATGTCCAGAGTCGCTGCGATCACCGCGGCGGCGTTCCTTGTCCTCGCGGCCCCGGCGGCCGCGGAGGACTACGCCGCCTTCGCGCGCAACATCATCCCGTCCGGCCAGTACGGGTCCGTCCCGATCCCGCCCGGCGCGGATGAGCAGGCGCGGATGTACGACGCGCTCACGCCGCTGTTCGACCAGGTCAGCGCCGATGACCTGCTGCGCACGTTCAAGTACGCGGGCTTCGGGGTCGGGCCCGACGGCCCGGCGCGGCCGGAGCCGATGCCGCGCGCGGGCGTCACCGTCGTGCGGGACCGCTTCAACGTGCCGCACATCACCGGCCGCTCGCGCGACGACGTCACGTGGGCGATGGGGTGGCTGCTCCAGCAGGACCGCGGCCTGCTGCTCGCCCAGGCGCGCGACGCCGCGCGGCTGGCGGCGATCGACGCGCCCAACATCTACGCCTTCGGCCTCGTCATCAACCTGCGCCAGTACACGCCGACGAAGGCCGTCGACCGCATGATCGAGCGCAACGGCCTGCGGGCGCTGCGCCAGGCCGGCGCGCCCGGGCGCGCGCTGCTGCACGACATCGACGTCTACCTGCAGGGCATCAACGCGCGGCTGAAGGCCGAGAAGAGCACGGCCAAGCCGTGGACGCGCGTGGACGTGTTCGCGGCCAACGCCGTGACCGGCGAGATCTTCGGCGAGGGCGGCGGGGACGAGGCGCGCCGCTCGGAGTTCCTGTCCAGCCTGCGCAAGCGCTACGGCACCGCGCGCGGCAACCGCATGTTCGACGACTTCAGCGAGTTCGACGATCGCGACGCGCCGTCGACGATGACCAAGACGTTCCGCTACGGCCACAAGAACCTCGCCGGGCGCGGCAACGCCGTGCTGGACGCCGGCTCCTTCACGCCGACCGGGCCGAAGGGCCTCGCGCGCGCCTCGAAGGTGCCGGACTGGGCGAGCAACTTCCTGATCGTCAGCGGCCGGCGGTCGACGACCGGCCACCCGCTGTTCGTCGGCGGCCCGCAGATCGGCTACACCTACCCCGGCCTCACGCTCGAGGCCGACATCAGCTGGCCGGGCGGGCAGGCGCGCGGCGCGACGGCGCCGGGCTTCGCCGGCAACATCCTGATCGGCCGCGGCCAGGACTACGCGTGGTCGCTCACGTCCGCGGGGTCCGACGTGGTCGACACCTACGTCGAGACGCTGTGCGGCGGCTCGAAGGCCAAGTACCGCTACAAGGGCCGCTGCCGGACGATGGGCCGCGTCGACGCGGGCACGATCAAGGACGTCGGGCGCGTCGTCTACCGGACCACCGTGCACGGCCCGGTCGTCGGCTACGCGAAGGTCAAGGGCCGCACGGTCGCCGTCTCGCGCAAGCGCGCGAGCTTCGGCCAGGACGTGCTCTGGCAGCTCTCGTTCCGCGACCTCACGGTCGGCAAGGTCAAGTCGGCGGCGACGTTCCGCGAGTCGCTGGCGTCCTCGCCGTTCACGTTCAACGTCGGCTACGCGGACGACCGCGACATTGCCATGTACTCCGCCGGCCGGCTGCCGGTCCGGCCGAAGTCGGTCGACCCGCGGCTCCCCGTCAAGGGCACCGGCGAGTACGAATGGCGCGGCTTCCTCGCCCCGTCCAAGCGCCCGTTCCAGGTCAATCCGCCGACGGGCGCGCTCGTGAACTGGAACAACCGCCCGGCGCCCGGGTGGGGCGCCGCCGACGACAACTGGAGCTACGGCTCGACCCAGCGCGTGCGGATGCTCGACGCGGGGATCGCCAAGCGCCGCCAGCACGACCTCGCCTCCGTCACGGGTGCGATGAACGCCGCCGCCACGACGGACCTGCGCAGCGAAGCGCTCACCCCGATCCTCGAGCGCCTGCTGAAGGCACACCCGACCGGTGCCACGCCGCGCGCGGCGCGGATGCTCGAGTGGCTCGTCGGCTGGCGGGCCGCCGGCTCCTCACGCCTGGACCGCGACCTCGACGGCGTGATCGACGCCGGCCCGGCCCCCGCCATCTGGGACGCCTTCTACCCACGGCTGTGGGCGGCGGCGATGCCGGTCGAGGGGGTCCAGGCCTTCGTCGGCGACGACTCCGGCACGAGCAGCGACTTCACCGACGGCGGCTTCTGGTACCTCGAGAAGGACCTCGGCCGGCTCGCCGGCAACCGCTACCGCGACCCCTTCAACGAGCGCTACTGCGGCGCGGGCGACGCCGCCCGGTGCGCCGCCGCGATCTGGGCGGCG